The Setaria viridis chromosome 2, Setaria_viridis_v4.0, whole genome shotgun sequence DNA window GACAGGTCTTCTCACAATTGATCTAAATTTAGGCTGACTGACATATAACAAGCAGGAGAGAGCACAAACTAAAAAGGGTCGTTACTCTACCCTCCGGATATCTGCTCTACCTATGTTTAGCGATGTACATTCCCTAGCCCTGATCTGCCAGTGTTATCCTGTCACTTATTGACATAGAAATATGGATGATGGTATCACTTATTGACAAATAGAGGTGTTTCTCTGTTGTTTGAGACTTGAGTCCAACTTCTCTTAAATATTTTGTGTACATCCTTAGCTTTGATCCGGCAATGCCAAATAATGACATGGAAATATTGGCTGAGTTGTTTATGTGGTGTTCGAATCCATCTTCATTGAAAGATTTTGTTTGACTGTAGCTGTTAACTGCTGGAGCTGTGTACAATACTCATATCATATGCTCATAGCTATAAAGTTAGAAGCTGGCTAGTTAGTGTGTGAAGCTTTCCTGTGAGATGGTAACATGAGCAGGATCTTGCTCTCTGGTATGGTGTTCCTGAAATTTAGCTTGCAATCAGAGCCGGAAAGAATGTAGTTCTTTTTGTCTAAGAGTACTTTTGCTCAGGAAAATGAGAACGTTAGATTATAACACTGCGATCTGTATTTCTTTATTTGCTTAAAATTGTGGAATATCTGTAGAACTGTTTTACTCGGCCTAATTGTATTGTTATGGAAATCCTTGCAACTGGCTAGATATTCCTGGGTGTTTATCCATCTATTATATATGTTATGGATGTATGATGGGGTCTTCACAGTTGATCTAAATTTAGGCTGGCTGACAGATGACGAGTAGTAGAGAACACACACAAGTAAGGGTCATTACTCTACTCTCCAGATATCTGACTCTGCCTATGTTTAGCGATGTATGTTCCATAGTCCTTATCGGCAAACATGGATGGTGATATCAGTGCTAAAGAGAGGTGTTTCTCTGCTGTTTGAGTCCATCTTCTCTTACAAGATTTTGTGCACATCCTTATATTTGATCTGCCAATGTCACATAACAACATAGAAATATGGATGACTACAATGCTAAACTGACTGAGTTATTTCTCTGGTGTTTGAATCCACTTTTTTGAATGATTTGTTTAAGTGAATGCCTTTCTTGAAGTAACCGGAACCATTCTTTTGTAGAAAATGGTTCTAAAATCGCTTTTCAGCATTCAGGTTTAGGTATTATGTAAAATGATACCCATGAAGATCGTGTGTTTCAATCTGGTAGCTGTTATTAAGTGGTGGAGTGTGGCTAATAAGTCAGTGCTGTTTGGTCAGTCATTAGTGGAAACCCGTGGAATTGATGGGTAACAAATATTCATTGTGAGAAGAACAGTTCCTCAATTAATTggtgtactttttttttttgctttgttttGCAGCACTGGGAGAGATCTTTACGGTGGAGGGACCAAGTGCAGGTGTGTCAAGTGCATGAAGAACTCAGGTTTCTGGTGAAACATATTCTAAATCGAGGAGTTTCAAGTGGTGATCATAAAAGGCATATGTGAGGTTTGTGGCCCATCGTTTGTTTGTGTTTCTTCTGCTCATTACTTTACACTCCTTAAATCACTCTAAATGAAGGAGTTTCTAGTGGTGATCATAGAAGGCATATGTTAGGTTTGTGCTCCATTGTTTATTTGCTTAGCTGCTGCTCTTTACTTTACACTCCTTAAATCGGTGCTTATGCTTAACTATGTACATTGCTTACCTTCTGTGACGTAGAAATGTGGATGAACAAAGTGGGGGCGTTTCGCTGCTGTTTGAGTCCATCTCTTAAAAGATGTCTTCCACATCCTTGGCTCTGATCTGTGTCAATGTCACTTGATGACGTGAGGTGTTTCTATGGTGTTTGAATGCATGTTCTATGTGTAATTAGTGATGTTTTCTTAGACATTAAATGCAACTTCTCAGTTAgctaatgtatttttttttcccattttgcAGCACCAGGTGCGGCCTCTACAGGGGAGGGATCAAGTGCATGAAGAACACAAGTTTCTGGCAGAAGGTGTTCTTATAAAAACGAGGTGTCTAGTGGTGATCGTAGATGGCATATGTGGATTTTGTGGCGGAAGAACTATTTTGCGATTCTTGATTTCGCTGCGGGTATTGTTCTGGTAGCCTTCATGTTCTCTGGACCTTCCCTCATCATTTGTTAGCTGGTGTAAACCTTTACTTGTGCTTATCTGTCAGATGGTGACTCAAGAAGCACCCTACGCTCTTTTTGTGGCTTGGAATTTGGTGGATGAACTACTGAACGCTTTGTTTATCGAACCTGTATACCTGTGTCGTGGAAATTTTAGTTACCTTATGCATGTCGCATTTGCATTGTGAATGATGGAAGGAAAGTGTATGAAAGTTCAGTCTGCAGTTTTATGCAGTTTTCAGCATTTGGCAAATGAATTGAGCTTGTTCCGACGGGTTCATGCGTTTCATTCTCAACGGGCCACGATGGAGCGTCTGCgctcaattctttttttttttgtcacgcAACCAGCGTCCGGGCCGAGGCGTTTCGGCCCACATCGCACCTCTTTCTAGGCCCATCAAAACCTCATCCAGCCCAGCGCGGCGAGGATTTCGTCTCTCCCGGGAGGTCCGCCGCCACTTCACTTTCCCCAACCAAATCCTCGCTCCGCTCCGCCGGGGCTCCCACCGCGCCGCAAatggatccggcggcggcgctctgggcCATGGACGAGCTCGTGGAGCATATCCTCCTCCGCTGCCCGGCGGACGACCCCGCGCGCCTCGTCCGCGCCGCCCTCGTCTGCAAGCGCTGGTGCCgcatcctcgccggcgccggcttccGCCGCCGGTTCCGTGAGCTCCACGGCTCGCCCCCGATGCTGGGCTTCCTCCACCGCTCGTTCCCGTTCCCACCTCACGACGGCGCCCAGTGCGGCTTCACGTCCACCACCTCCTTCCGCGCCACCAACGCCGACCTCGGCGGCCGCCACGCGCTCGActcccgccacggccgcgtcctcATCGGCCGCCTGCCGAAGGTGGGGGACCACTCGGACAGCCGCCTGTCCGTCTGGGACCCCATCACGGGCGAGCAGCTGGAGCTGCCCGAGCCGGTGCCGTGCCGCGGGAGGCCCCTGCTCAATTGGAACGCGGCGGTGCTCTGCGCCTCCAGCCAGGACGGCGCCTGCGACCACCTCGACTGCCACCGTGGGCACTTCCTCGTCGTCGTTGTGGGCACCAACATTTTGGTGCACTTTGCCATCGTCTACTCGTCCGAGGATGGGGCTTGGAGCAAGCCGACCTACGCTTTCCAGCCAGATGACACTATTGTCCATTTGGAGGAGTCGGAGCCCAGTGTCCTCGCCGGTAATGCACTCTACTTCATATCTGCGAATGAGACGGACTTGCGCAGCAGGATACTCAAGTACGATCTGGGCACATCGATGTTCGACACGATCCGCCTGCCGCCTAGCACCTCTCGCTATAGGAAGAGTGTTATGCTCACAGCTACAGAGAACGGTGGGTTGGGATGTGGCATAGTGGAGCATTCAAGACTCTGCTTGTGGTCGAGGGTGGCTGGTCGTCCTAACGAGCATTGGGTATGGGCGCAAACCAGAGTCATTGAGCTGGAGAAGATCATCCCTGATGATGACATCTTGATGTCATATCATCTTGCTGGCTATGCACATGGCCTTGATGTCCTTTTCATAATGAGGTTTGATGGGTTATTCAGTGTTGATCTAAAGTCTGGCCGAATGAAGAGGGTGTGCAGGCGCGAAGGCATCTACGGTGTCGTTCCCTACATGAGCTTCTGCACTCCAGGTACAACTTTGCTTAGTTCATGATTTGCCAGGCTCTATAACTTAACATGGAATCATGAAAGATGGTATATTTGTTTGCTCAAGAATGTAGACTATTTGGAGAACTGTGTGACTCTCACTCCTGCCTAAATATTTTCTTATGGGGTTCTTGCAACTGGCTACATATCCCTTTGTGTTTATCCATCTAGTATGTGTTATTGATGGATGCTTGGGTCTTTACAATTGATGGAAGTCTTTAGCATTGTGGTCTCACCTTAACTAGTTATGACAAGCAGCAGGAAAACAAAGGACCTTCCTCTCAGGGCTTTGTAGGATGCATCTTATTCTTTCTAAATTTAGGTTGGTTGACAGATGATAAGCAGGAGAGAACGCACACAAAAAGGGTCATTACTCTGCACTCTGGATATCTGCTCTGCCTATGTTTAGGGATGTACATTCCCTAGCCATGATCTGCCAGTGTCACTTAATGACATGGAAATATGGATGATGATACCAATGCTAAACGAAGAGAGGTGTTTCTCTGCCGTTTGAACTTTGAACCCATCTTTGCTTAAATATTTTGTGTACTTGCTTAGCTCTGATCTGCCAATATCACTTAACGACATAGAAATATGGATGGCAACATCAATGCTAAACTAATTATGTGATCTGTCTCTCCTGTGTTTGAGTCCATCTTCTTTGATTCTTGAATGACTTTGTTAAGTGTAGCTGTTAACTTGTTGAATTGTGGTTAATTAGTTAGTGCTGTTTGGTTAGTCATTGCTGCAACTTGTTGGTCCCTGTGGTTGATGAGTTTCCAATGTTCATTTATAGCAGAGCAGCTCCTCAATTAGCTgatgtattttttattttgcagcACTGAGAGTGATCTCTACGGGGGAGGGACCAAGTGCGGGAGTGTCAAGTGCATGAAGAACTCTGGTTTCTAGCGAAAGGTAttctaaataaaaaaaagtgccTAATGTTGATCATAGATGACATATTTGGTCTTTGTTGTGGACAGAAATATTTTATGATCCATCTTTTTGCTGCTGCTCTATTCATATTTTCATGTTCTTAGTAGTTTCTAGTCTCTCTCATATGCTCATGGATGTAAGGCTAGAAGCTGTCTGGTTGGTGTGTGAAGCTTCTTGGGTGCTTCTGTAAGGTGGTAACCTCAGCAGGATCTTCTCTGTTGTTCTTGAAATTTGGCTTGCAATCTGAGTTAGAATGATTGGTGCTTTGGCTCAGAAAACTGAGCATATTTGTGGTTTTTTATTTGCTTAAGAATGTGGCATATCTGTAGAACTGTGTTATTCTTCTTACTCCTGCCTAAATTTATTGTTATGGAGTTCTTGCAACTGGCAAGATATTCCTGGGAGTTTATCCATCTATTACATACATTATTATGGATGTATGGTTGGGTCTTCACAGTTGATCTATGCTAGAATAACACAAAATCTGCATAGGGAAAAAGAGATTAACATGCATGAGGTGAACGGAGGAATGTTCATGTAGCTAGAAAGATTAATGAAGCTCTCTCTTGTTACAGTTGAAGATTTAGCTGGGATGCAGGATCATGCTCAGTAGCAATTATACATAGATAGCTTTATATATAATATAACTAGATGTCTTGCAATTAATAGGAGCTACGATCTGGGGAGGCCAATGAGAGTCAATGGAAAATGAGGATAGAGCACGGAAATGAGATTTCATTGACAAAAGCAGTGGCAGAGGACCTTCTTTCTTCAGATTTCATACGAAATAGCTCATTTTACATTGTAAAACGACATGCTGAGCATGATTTTCTTAGCTTACCCTCCTCAGTAGTTTCCTATTGTCATCAAACTCCACCACGTAAGAGAAATGAGACTTTGACTATTCAACTATATGATAAGCAGTAAAGGAGGGCCTGACTTACTGGGCTAAATAAGTTCAGATAAATTTCAGTAAATGACATACTGAAGCTGATTTTTATTGAGACATGTGAGTTACTGCTAATTAACTACGAGATGAAGGAAATGAAAGTCGCGGTAAGAACCCAAAAGCTTATGGAAGAGGAAAGGTGGCAAGTACACTCATACTTGTTCCTAATTAACAGTCCAAGTGGCATTTGGAATTGGCAACGATGACAAATATCACCCCAAGCATTTATGCTTCTTTTCCATCTCAAAGAAATCCCTTCAAATATTGTTGCATCTGGGCTCACTTGTACTAATTTGCTGCATGGATTCTGTGGTTGCTACAGATATACAACAAGGAAACTCAGATATTCCCATTTGgtaataaaaaaaacttgacaGCAACTCAATAAACAAAACTGATCAAAACAATAATGGGATGCAGCTGAATATTGAGGAAAGTGAAGGATCAACAAAATGTAACTATGTTGGTGTCTGCAGGTGATGTATTTCCATGCAGTCGCCTTCAGCGGTGTCGGTTCGATGTCCTGACATCCCTTTGAATATTTGACAAACTGAAGAGTTTTTTTATTCAGACTTGACAGCTACTGTTGGTTGACTAATAGATGAATGAAATGACACTTGCGACAAATACCCAAAAAGTCATGGCAAAGGATAAGTGGAAAATATGCACATACTACTGTGCATAATTTATGATACAAGTACTCCATCCGATCACAAATATAAGTAgttttaggtttgtcctaaaTAAATCATTTTTAAGTTTGCCCATCAACAGCTAAAAAACTGCAACATAAGATTGATGCTACTAGATTCATATATCTtgaaaaccaatttcacaatataatcttttttatttttaaaatagtaTATCTTCATAGAAATTGTTAGTCAAAAGTTTTAAATTGTAGACCGTGTCCATGTCCTAAACTGTTTATATTTATGATTGGAGCGAGAAGAGTTGCATTTTGAGTTGGCAACCATGACAAATATCACCTAGCATTCTCACACGCTTTTTTCTATCACAAAGAAATCCCTTCATTTATTTGTTCATCTAGTCTcgcttgtactccctccgttcttaaatatacgaCATTGTTGACTTTTTCATTtgtcttttctacaaatatttttggaaATAGATAAGcctacaagttaaatctaaagtatatttgacaatagacataatgatacatattttactttagttaactaactcgttcaatagatattggtggtcaaagttggagtaaaaagtcaacggcgtcatatatttaaaaacggagggagtactaattcTATGCTTGAACTTTGGATTCAGAGGCTGCTATAGAAAACATTTCAACTGAAAATTTCCGGCTTTGGTAATGAATCAACCTGACAGGGACTCAATAAGAGTTGAACTGTGTGGGAACGGAAAGAAATCAACCAACCACATGGAGACATGATGCCATCCGGCAACGATGGATTTCCACGCTCtctcccgccggcggcggcggcggcaagatgTGCCTTGACGTCAACCTCTACAgtggagtcgccgccgccgtccggcaTGGTCTGACTACAAGATCCGCAAGGGAGATGGAGGATCGGTGATCGACCTCCGCAGTGAAGTCGCAGCCTTCGGCCCGCCGCATGCTCTCCTGGGCGCGGTGAAGGTGTGTCTTCAACTGCGGGGAAGCCGCAGCGGCGATGGCGGTGCGATACTTGACAATAGAACATGTACAGTAGAAATTTTTTGGCACACACACGATAACTACAATCTTACAAATATTACACAAACCTATATATACTTATCATGGTCCATCACAAAAAGATAATGGTTTGATAGAATTAGGAGGATGCGATGTCGTCTCACTGCCACGTGGCGCAAGGCCGCCACTGACTGACGACATTAATTTCTACACATCTGTTGgtagcatcatcttcagaaaacttcatgCATATACAGAGCCAGTATCTAGGCCAAGTTGTGAGTGGCCATGAGTGAGCCTTGCAGCTTGTCGGATCCACGCACAACCCACAACTTCAGCAGGTCACCAGATATCTGCTTCCATCGCTCCATGTCTTGCTGTAGAGTTGCGCTTTTGTCCTGCTGAGCACGTCTTGCGGCTTCACTCTTAACCATCGCAGCCGATTGGATTCGTATGCTTGCCTTCTCCAAACAAATGTGAGCAGTGCCATGCCTAGACTTCAAAGACAATTGGTACAACTCCGATTCAGAATTCTGATGAAGGTAATCTGCGGCCTTTGGCAATAACTTCTCACCCAAGTCCTGCAGGTGTGCGTTGGCGTGTATGATTCCTTGTTCCTCTCCATCAATGACCTCCAAAGCGTAGCTATCGGCTGCAGGGTCTATGTCGTCTGAAGATTCATGGGGCATGACCAAAACTCCTATCTTCAGAGTAGGGATATCTGAATTATGAGAAATACTTCTACTTCCTCCATTTACAGAAGTTGAACTTGTATTGTTTGTGCCCTGATCAGATAGCGGGACATGCCACTTCAGAAGCACGTTGATAACCTCTTCTGGAAATATACTTGACAACagccatgatgatgatgatgccgttGTGTTGCTGGAGCTAGAAGAAGAGATCCGATGATGACCATGCTCATTGCAACAGAGTGGATTTGGACGGTGCCATTTTGTCAGAGTGTTGTGGACATTGGCCCAAAACTCGCTTTCCCCGTAAGGAGAGTCCCAGGTAAAATCTTGGATAGGCAGTTGAATGAGCCCTCTCCTGATACCTTCAGCTGCAAACTTGAAGTGGGGTGCGACTGGCTGCACGCACTTGATTATGACGTCAAATATGTCAGTGCTTTCAGAGAGACGCAGCATGCATGCTAAGTAGAAACCCTTTGTAGGCTCCTTGAAGTCTTGGCAAGCGAAACCTACCATTGCCTCTACGCCACGCTCTGCAGAGCTTACGGGTCGTATGCTTAGGTAGAAAAGCTTGTCTTCCTGAAATGCTTGGTACCTTAAAGACTTCCCTGTAAAAAGGTGTCTGATGATAGGGTTGATGAAGAAGGTGTACCTCATTGGCGTTCCACCACACTCGACAGTCTTCAGAAATTCATTTGCACCATTTGCGTACCTCTCGAATCTTCGGACACTAGCAGAGCTCCTGCTTGACTCATCATTAAATCCAATGAAAGACGATATCAACGACTTGGTAGCATGGGCAATCCGTTTGGGGAATGAGGACTGGCTCACCCGCAGCCTCGCCTCTTCGTCTTCTAGGGCACGCTGCTTGCATTTTACCAGAGTGTCGTCACATTCCTGAGCAGCGCGCTTAAGTTTGCTCCGCCACCGTAGCAGTGGCACCTCGGTGATTTGCCATCGGtcagatacttggagcacagcCTCCATCTTGATGTGTGCCATCTCCAACCTttctatgttttctttttccttagaCTTCTCTTCGTCCTTGCCAGTAATACTTGACATGATTCTATTCACTGTCTCCCCAACAATGGCAGAACTCACCATCTCTGCCATGACTGATCAATAATTTAAGCTACAGAAACTCTGCAAAGGCAAGAACTGAGTTAACATGCATGAgctaaaaggggggggggggggggggggggggaattgaATGTATGTGTAGCTAGAAGTATTAGTGAAGTACTCTCTCGTTGTTGTTGCCGACACCACCCAGAGGTGTAGATTTACTTGGTGTGCAGGATCATGCTCATTAGCAATGGTAAAGATATAATCATTATATAAGTAGATGTCTTGCAATCACAATCGGGAGGCTTGATGTGTGAAAACTGACGAGGAGGTAGATGAGAGTCAATGGGAAGTGAGGACAGCACGGAAGTTAGATGGGTTTCATTGACAAAAGTAGTGGCGGAGGCCCCTCTTTTCTTAAGTTTTTTGAAGAAATAGCTTATTTTACATTAAAAATTGTCAAACAGAGCATAAATTTTCTTAGATTTACAAATATATATTTGTCGTCAAGCGCCGACACAAAAGTGAAATTTGACTTTACTAGTGTATCCCATAAGAAGTACTAATAAACAAGGACCTGACTTATTGGGCTCAGTTCAGCTCCCTTTGACTATTTGCCATTCTAGAtaggaattttctttttctcatggACTGTATGAAGAGAgagaaattttaaaaaaaaattagcacaAGGAATCTACAACCAGCATGATGTTGCACAAAGTTAAAGACGAGGTTGCGATGTGGACTACGGCCGGAGCAAAACATCTTTCCATTTTAATTCCCCGCCGTTAATTCTTTCCGCGCTAAGGGCCTTATACGTTTGGTGCTTTGTATTGAACTTTCGCACTGCTTGGTGCTTTGTATTTGTCCAGTCtagatccttttctttttaatataatcggcagctctcctggttcgtttcgaaaaaataaatatgaaatttttttattgaGACTTGAGAGCTACTGCAGCTGAACATCAGATTCAGATGAACAAAATGAGAGTTGCCAAAAATACGGAAAACCATAATTGTGCATAGTAAACGATCCATACAGCATTTGGAGATGGTAATTAACGGTGACAGATCATCCCGTGCATTTGTGATCTTCCCAAGTCAAAGAAATCCCTTCAATTATTGTTGCGTCTAATCTCGATCTCTTGTACTAATTTGCTGTATGCATTCTGTGATTGCTACAGATAGACAGATAGACACACATCACACATCATTACAAACGGTCATATTCTGAAGGCAGCTGCTCCTGAAATTTCCCTTTCGGTAATAGTAAACTTGACAGAGAccaaataaaggaaaaaaaaacaaggaatgCAGTTGAACAGTAGGGAAAGAAAAGAACCAACAAACCAAATGAAGCCATGTTGCTCCCCGCCGGGCGCCGGATCTGGATTTCTGTGCTGTCGgcgaaggcggtggcggcgccgtgAAGCTTTGGTGTCGATGGATGAGGCTGGACCAGCGAGGATGTGCTCCTCCTCTGTTCGTGTGCTGCGCCAGGCTCCCAGAGGAGCACAAGCTCCGCACAGGCGGTGAGCTCATGATCAACCTCCGCGGCGAGGTCATGTATGGCCCACCGGCATGCTCTCCGCGGCACGGTAGAGCTGTGGCATGGCGTGGAcgcgagaggcggcggcggccaccgagGCCGGAAGCGATGGGGAGAAATGATCGAGGAGAGCTTGGGCCTGTCCCTTGCAGGTCCACGGAAGCCCATCAGAACATACCAAAGCCCAGCACGAGAATTAGCAAAAGCCCAATAGTCAAGTCCAAATACCAAAGGCCCAATGACTCTCGCCGCGGTTCAGCCCTGGCCGTGGCCCCCCGGAACCATCATGGCCGCCaagcgccgccgtctccgcctaCACCTCCGGCAGTCCGCCCACCGCGTGGCTCTAGCGCCACCAGTCTGTCTCGTCGTTACGGCTTAGCTAGTGATCTTCGACAAGTATGAGGCGGCGGAAGGGGTGGTTGTTATTGCTCGAGCAGCGAATAGAGGTGAATGGCTTTTAGTCAGAGTCGATCATGATTGTTTTCTGTTAGAGATAATTGCAGTTACTGTTTGTTTCTTTACATTTCTTTTTATTCGGTGTGACTTACAACTTCCAGGCAGATTTTATGCTGTTTCCAGTACTGATGATGCTGTGACAGTGTTGCTGTTTCTCCTTAACTTTCAATACCtgtttgttgcatctgatggcCATATCTAATAAATATGCTCATTAAACTTGCTAAATGCAAGCTGTCATTTGATCAAGTCAAAGTTCAGTGTTTTTATCGTGCCCACAAACCATCTTATGTCACATTGACTGCAAATCCTAGGACGTGTTGACATGGTAACTAGCTAGTATATAAACTAGTGTTCTCATTGTCCCTCGGCATTAATTATATTAGTTAATAGCAGATGCACACTACACTGTAGGATTCTGACTATTCATAGTACCATCTTGTTAAGAAAGTAAGCTTGCCAATGGAGGTAGTTTTCACGGCGATTATGGGTGAGATTGCCAATAAATCGATATCTTTCTTGATTGACAAGTGCTCAAATAATCTAGATACGCCAACCGAGGAGGATCGGAGGATAAAGACTCTGCAAAGCCTGTTGCTAAGGGCGTGTGTCATCGTCGAGGAGGCAGACGGGCGGAACATCACAAACCAAGCGATGGTACACCAACTCAACATACTGAGGAAAGAAATGTACAGAGGTTATTTCGTCATGGACAGCTTGATCACAAGCCAAACCAGTGAGGAAGACAAGTCCAAAGATAATGATGTGAGTAGTAACCCTTTTGCTATATCTAAATTCAATCCTGTGAAGCGTCTCTTTTTCCGCACTCGTAGTACACATGGGGAGAATGAACTGCAGCAAGTGCTCGGCAATTTGAACAACATCATCACTGACATGAGAGAGTTTATAGAATTCATGAAGGAATATCCTCCATTGTACAGGCAACCATACAGTATGCATCTGTTTCTTGACAAGTGCATGTTTGGTCGGCAAATGGAAATGGAGAGGATCATGAATTTCTTAATGACAGAAGGCCCTCCTAGTGCAAAGGATGTGGATGTTCTACCAATTGTCGGTCCAGTCAATGTTGGGAAGAGTACTCTTGTTGGACATGTATGCAATGATGAAAGAGTGCGCAATAACTTTGCTCGAATTGTGTTCATTACTGAAGTTGATATTAAAGACAATGGGCTAACCGATTTAAAGGATGGAGGCCTGATCATACACCAAAACAACTCGCCAAATGGAAATGAGAGATTGCTATCTATCATCGAATTCCCTGACGATGTTGATGAGGCTGGATAGAAGATGTATTTAGCCTTTGCCACAAGGCTTGCTGCTACGGTAAAAATTATAATCACAAGCAGATCAAGCAAAATCATAGGTTTTGGTACCACACAGGCTCTTATACTCAATTTTCTGCCGCCAGAGGCATACTGGTATTTCTTCAAGGTAATTACATTTGGGAGTGCATATCCAAAGGATCATCCAAAACTGGAATCTATTGCCATGGAGATATGCAGAGGTATCAATGGATCATTTAAAGTTGCAAACATTGTCTCTAGCTTACTAAGAGATTCTCTTAATGCTCGACATTGGTTTGTGGTTCATAAATTTCTTAAGCTACTTATGGAAATGAATATCTGTTTGACTGCACATGAGTCGAAGGAGGTACGAACTTATTACTATCTTAAAAGAATGGTCAACAATGACCACTTCATAATTTATGATTACCATGAAAGTTTTGCTGACGACATGGTCCCCAAGACAACATTATGTGATGTGATATTTGGAAGTGTTAGATGTGAAGGGAAATTCAAGGTCCTTTCATGGAAGTCACGCATACCACCATATAAGAACTACATCTATACTTGtgacatgaagaagaagaagaagaagacaacgtagtgagaaaaaaaataaagaaaa harbors:
- the LOC117842260 gene encoding uncharacterized protein codes for the protein MDPAAALWAMDELVEHILLRCPADDPARLVRAALVCKRWCRILAGAGFRRRFRELHGSPPMLGFLHRSFPFPPHDGAQCGFTSTTSFRATNADLGGRHALDSRHGRVLIGRLPKVGDHSDSRLSVWDPITGEQLELPEPVPCRGRPLLNWNAAVLCASSQDGACDHLDCHRGHFLVVVVGTNILVHFAIVYSSEDGAWSKPTYAFQPDDTIVHLEESEPSVLAGNALYFISANETDLRSRILKYDLGTSMFDTIRLPPSTSRYRKSVMLTATENGGLGCGIVEHSRLCLWSRVAGRPNEHWVWAQTRVIELEKIIPDDDILMSYHLAGYAHGLDVLFIMRFDGLFSVDLKSGRMKRVCRREGIYGVVPYMSFCTPALRVISTGEGPSAGVSSA